The following are encoded together in the Anopheles nili chromosome 3, idAnoNiliSN_F5_01, whole genome shotgun sequence genome:
- the LOC128727425 gene encoding uncharacterized protein LOC128727425 isoform X2, translating into MAQQVQQVFKVALAKAAGQRAMSTGVIGALDGSAGQVVKTTVGQSSGLHMSAQRSYPLAAPLPLPPNISASETNRFSPLRSRDINASAMLAHQSLAPNPVEVAAVDGSCIDVTVDMSARETDPHVESYDCSGAVSLNSAMQSNVPSPFGGMHKFTHLNMPGGAWAQESKFLSHELNSSHYTNLRQEVRSDWCNYEDRPIKPEAE; encoded by the exons ATGGCGCAGCAAGTGCAACAAGTTTTCAAGGTTGCTCTGGCAAAAGCGGCTGGCCAAAGGGCGATGTCTACCGGTGTCATCGGCGCGTTGGACG GCTCCGCTGGACAGGTTGTAAAAACGACTGTGGGCCAATCCTCCGGGCTGCACATGTCCGCTCAACGCTCTTATCCACTGGCAGCACCACTCCCTTTGCCGCCAAACATTAGTGCATCGGAAACGAACCGTTTCTCGCCGCTGCGTTCGCGTGATATTAACGCTTCCGCTATGTTGGCGCACCAATCGCTGGCACCGAATCCAGTTGAAGTGGCCGCTGTTGATGGGTCTTGTATAGATGTCACAGTGGACATGAGTGCCAGGGAAACCGATCCGCATGTCGAATCGTACGATTGCAGCGGAGCCGTCAGCCTAAATTCGGCTATGCAGAGCAACGTGCCCAGTCCCTTCGGTGGAATGCACAAGTTTACGCATCTGAACATGCCAGGCGGTGCGTGGGCACAAGAGAGCAAATTTCTGTCGCACGAGCTTAATTCATCGCATTATACCAATCTACGCCAGGAGGTACGCTCGGATTGGTGCAACTATGAGGACCGACCGATCAAACCCGAAG CGGAATAG
- the LOC128725736 gene encoding putative RNA polymerase II subunit B1 CTD phosphatase RPAP2 homolog, giving the protein MWNEDLNVFTNTPKEPPTKVNRTKLPRRARNLSKEQLQKAIRKKKECNDRAQRIVETLIEPDRVEDEFLLMLKDINQCHMEDIVQERAIGKICGYPLCDNKLTDIPKQQYVISVTRSKVYDITERKNFCCGECYKASNYIKQQMLTSPLWLRDQEDIPSFRLLNGRQLVYRETDVKKPISTENVFLGELKVVERTYDSKELASMFQIEPQRDVCTSNSADETIPHDIQRIVEETLKLHV; this is encoded by the exons ATGTGGAACGAagatttgaatgtttttacCAATACTCCAAAAGAGCCGCCAACTAAAGTAAATCGAACAAAACTACCACGACGTGCTAGGAATTTAAG CAAGGAGCAACTACAAAAAGCTATACGCAAGAAAAAGGAATGCAATGATAGAGCACAGCGCATTGTAGAAACATTGATAGAACCTGACCGAGTAGAGGATGAATTTCTCCTCATGCTCAAAGACATCAACCAATGCCATATGGAAGATATTGTACAGGAGCGGGCAATTGGGAAAATCTGCGGCTACCCGTTGTGCGACAACAAACTGACTGA CATACCAAAGCAGCAGTACGTGATTTCAGTAACAAGAAGCAAAGTTTACGACATTACGGAGAGGAAGAATTTCTGTTGTGGCGAATGTTACAAAGCGTCCAACTATATCAAGCAGCAGATGCTAACGAGCCCGCTTTGGTTGCGTGATCAGGAAGATATTCCAAGCTTTCGCCTTCTGAATGGCAGACAGCTTGTGTATCGCGAAACGGATGTAAAGAAGCCAATATCGACAGAAAATGTGTTCCTTGGGGAACTGAAGGTTGTTGAAAGAACGTACGATTCAAAAGAGCTAGCGTCAATGTTTCAAATAGAGCCTCAACGTGATGTATGCACATCGAACAGTGCTGACGAAACGATTCCTCATGATATACAGAGAATCGTTGAAGAAACATTAAAGCTACACGTGTGA
- the LOC128727425 gene encoding uncharacterized protein LOC128727425 isoform X1, giving the protein MAQQVQQVFKVALAKAAGQRAMSTGVIGALDGSAGQVVKTTVGQSSGLHMSAQRSYPLAAPLPLPPNISASETNRFSPLRSRDINASAMLAHQSLAPNPVEVAAVDGSCIDVTVDMSARETDPHVESYDCSGAVSLNSAMQSNVPSPFGGMHKFTHLNMPGGAWAQESKFLSHELNSSHYTNLRQEVRSDWCNYEDRPIKPEGTMVVGLSRSVFRTHGSTDRRAFSTSSSHLLAFSSFLYNKSSQATNPSNAAASDQNLKDSTKTVTNKERLPDAVPVSRKDRLKKAIKEYGSTVLVFHVSISLVSLGTCYLLVSSGIDMLALLDRMGWGDSALASKVGAGAGTFVVAYAIHKVFAPVRISITLGATPLIVRYLRRKGILKPPVTSSSSGGSTSPRMK; this is encoded by the exons ATGGCGCAGCAAGTGCAACAAGTTTTCAAGGTTGCTCTGGCAAAAGCGGCTGGCCAAAGGGCGATGTCTACCGGTGTCATCGGCGCGTTGGACG GCTCCGCTGGACAGGTTGTAAAAACGACTGTGGGCCAATCCTCCGGGCTGCACATGTCCGCTCAACGCTCTTATCCACTGGCAGCACCACTCCCTTTGCCGCCAAACATTAGTGCATCGGAAACGAACCGTTTCTCGCCGCTGCGTTCGCGTGATATTAACGCTTCCGCTATGTTGGCGCACCAATCGCTGGCACCGAATCCAGTTGAAGTGGCCGCTGTTGATGGGTCTTGTATAGATGTCACAGTGGACATGAGTGCCAGGGAAACCGATCCGCATGTCGAATCGTACGATTGCAGCGGAGCCGTCAGCCTAAATTCGGCTATGCAGAGCAACGTGCCCAGTCCCTTCGGTGGAATGCACAAGTTTACGCATCTGAACATGCCAGGCGGTGCGTGGGCACAAGAGAGCAAATTTCTGTCGCACGAGCTTAATTCATCGCATTATACCAATCTACGCCAGGAGGTACGCTCGGATTGGTGCAACTATGAGGACCGACCGATCAAACCCGAAGGTACGATGGTAGTAGGTTTGTCACGCTCAGTATTCCGCACGCATGGCAGTACTGATC GGCGAGCTTTTTCAACAAGTTCGTCACATTTATTGGCATTTTCCTCTTTCCTTTATAACAAATCCTCGCAAGCTACTAACCCTAGCAACGCCGCTGCTAGcgatcaaaatttaaaagattCAACCAAAACCGTGACTAACAAGGAACGGCTACCCGATGCGGTACCCGTTTCGCGCAAAGATCGGCTAAAAAAGGCAATCAAGGAGTATGGTTCCACCGTGCTTGTATTCCATGTCAGCATTAGTCTCGTTTCCTTAGGAACCTGTTATCTGCTCGTGTCTAG CGGAATAGACATGTTGGCCTTGTTGGATCGCATGGGTTGGGGTGATTCTGCTTTGGCCAGCAAAGTtggtgccggtgccggcaCATTCGTAGTTGCCTACGCCATTCATAAGGTTTTTGCACCAGTTAGAATTAGCATTACTCTCGGCGCGACACCGTTGATCGTACGATATTTGCGCCGAAAGGGCATACTGAAACCACCGGTAACGTCAAGTTCCTCTGGGGGATCAACATCGCCAAGAATGAAGTGA